One genomic segment of Rubeoparvulum massiliense includes these proteins:
- the mutL gene encoding DNA mismatch repair endonuclease MutL: MSRIQRLDQHLINQIAAGEVVERPVSVVKELVENAIDAGSRRIQILVEEGGLKLIQVRDDGCGMSEADVRLAFERHATSKISRPRDLQQIQTLGFRGEALPSIASVAKVECKSCEEAGQAGFHLIVEGGTVVEEGPVGMPPGTEITVRDLFYNTPARLKYMKSLHTELGHIIDFVNRIALAHAEIAFLLIHEGRQLIQTYGNGDRLQVFASIYGTEVAKKSLAIHEESFDFQLDGLMVAPELNRSNRSYLSFFVNGRYIKNPALVQAILRAYHTLLPINRYPIGVLYLTMDPHLLDVNVHPAKLEVRFSKERELVAWVEEMVHQGLMEVSLIARPIINPDKERNRYHQEELLERRDWFQSPPAIKNQEIVNTGKHGDAQPERIDSDSDEREGKEEVEKEKQPHDFMGVSKQVQIAEQPSPYATGEVRGYQSVLASLHQELPPQIPPLEPLAQLHGTYLLCQNEEGLYIIDQHAAQERIFYEYILLKMSEEELVLQPLLVPDLFELTVEQVQTVELHRSLFEQMGVFLEPFGHQSYVLRAHPYWFPPGEERAIVYEMIDLLQAERDVQSLQFRETAAASMACKGAIKANRFLRKDEMVQLIEDLRRTRSPFTCPHGRPIIIHFSTYEIEKMFKRVM, encoded by the coding sequence ATGAGCCGTATTCAGCGACTCGATCAGCATTTAATCAATCAGATTGCCGCTGGTGAAGTGGTTGAGCGCCCGGTCTCCGTTGTAAAGGAATTAGTGGAGAATGCCATCGATGCTGGTAGTCGGAGGATCCAGATCCTTGTTGAGGAGGGGGGGCTCAAACTGATTCAGGTTCGGGATGATGGCTGTGGGATGAGTGAAGCAGATGTCCGTCTGGCTTTTGAAAGGCATGCCACCAGCAAAATCTCCCGCCCCCGTGATCTTCAACAGATTCAGACCCTTGGCTTCCGTGGTGAAGCACTTCCCAGCATTGCATCTGTAGCCAAGGTAGAATGTAAAAGCTGTGAAGAAGCCGGTCAAGCAGGCTTTCACCTCATTGTAGAGGGAGGGACGGTGGTTGAGGAAGGTCCAGTAGGGATGCCTCCAGGTACGGAGATTACAGTTCGTGATCTTTTCTATAACACTCCAGCTCGTTTGAAATATATGAAATCTCTCCATACGGAATTAGGGCATATCATCGATTTTGTCAATCGAATTGCGCTAGCCCATGCAGAGATCGCTTTCCTCCTCATTCATGAAGGAAGGCAGCTGATCCAAACCTATGGCAATGGTGATCGACTTCAGGTCTTTGCCTCCATTTATGGTACAGAGGTGGCCAAAAAATCACTGGCAATTCATGAGGAATCCTTCGACTTTCAATTGGACGGCCTCATGGTGGCACCGGAACTGAATCGTTCAAACCGAAGCTATCTCTCATTCTTTGTCAATGGAAGATATATTAAAAATCCAGCGCTGGTTCAAGCGATTCTGCGCGCATACCATACGCTACTACCCATCAATCGCTACCCGATTGGTGTGCTTTACCTTACCATGGATCCTCATCTTCTCGATGTGAATGTGCATCCTGCGAAGCTAGAGGTACGTTTTAGTAAGGAGCGAGAATTGGTCGCTTGGGTCGAGGAGATGGTGCACCAAGGTTTAATGGAAGTTTCACTCATTGCTCGTCCCATCATTAATCCAGATAAGGAGCGCAATCGCTATCATCAGGAGGAACTTCTAGAGAGACGAGATTGGTTTCAATCACCTCCAGCTATAAAAAATCAAGAAATTGTCAATACTGGTAAACATGGTGACGCTCAGCCTGAGCGGATCGATTCCGATTCTGATGAGCGAGAGGGGAAGGAGGAGGTAGAGAAAGAGAAGCAACCGCATGATTTCATGGGTGTAAGCAAACAAGTACAGATCGCAGAACAGCCTTCCCCGTACGCAACGGGCGAAGTCCGAGGATATCAATCTGTATTGGCTTCACTTCATCAGGAGCTTCCACCACAGATCCCTCCATTAGAACCTTTAGCCCAGCTACATGGCACCTACCTGCTCTGTCAGAATGAGGAAGGCTTATATATTATCGATCAGCATGCTGCCCAAGAACGTATTTTCTATGAATATATTTTACTGAAAATGAGCGAAGAAGAGCTTGTCTTACAGCCCTTATTGGTGCCAGATCTCTTTGAGTTAACGGTAGAACAGGTTCAAACGGTGGAGCTACATCGATCACTATTTGAGCAGATGGGTGTCTTTCTGGAACCATTCGGCCATCAATCCTATGTACTCCGTGCTCATCCCTACTGGTTTCCTCCAGGAGAAGAGCGGGCCATTGTCTACGAGATGATTGATCTTTTACAAGCTGAGCGTGACGTTCAATCACTTCAATTTCGGGAAACAGCTGCCGCGTCCATGGCGTGTAAGGGTGCGATCAAGGCCAATCGCTTTCTCCGAAAAGATGAGATGGTCCAATTGATTGAAGATCTCAGACGAACACGTTCACCATTTACTTGTCCACACGGGCGACCGATCATCATCCATTTTTCTACCTATGA